The Streptomyces sp. HUAS CB01 genome has a segment encoding these proteins:
- a CDS encoding LysR family transcriptional regulator — protein sequence MQFQQLQYFVAVAETRHFTRAAERVHVSQPSLSQQIRALEKELGAELFSRARGNIALTDAGEALLPLARRILADADTARHEVQELAQLRRGRVRLGATPSLCTGLLPDVLRAFHDLHPGIELLIEEGGSHDLVRQLARGALDLALVVLPLPTPSPALTTVELLQEDLVVVSSAASPAPRRPVRIADLQGEPLVMFRHGYDLRELTVAACRAEGFEPSFTVEGGEMDAVLGFVRAGLGVAVVPRMVAAARAGRDLRVTALARPGLRRTIALAHRSDVAPPRAARELQRLLLQTRTSAPRKPGADA from the coding sequence ATGCAGTTCCAGCAGCTCCAGTACTTCGTGGCCGTCGCCGAGACCCGGCACTTCACCCGGGCGGCGGAACGGGTGCACGTCTCCCAGCCCTCGCTGTCGCAGCAGATCCGGGCGCTGGAGAAGGAGCTGGGCGCGGAGCTGTTCAGCCGTGCGCGCGGCAACATCGCCCTCACCGACGCGGGTGAGGCGCTGCTCCCGCTGGCCCGGCGGATCCTCGCCGACGCCGACACCGCCCGGCACGAGGTGCAGGAGCTGGCACAGCTGCGGAGGGGACGGGTGCGGCTGGGGGCGACCCCGAGCCTGTGCACGGGCCTGCTGCCGGACGTGCTGCGCGCCTTCCACGATCTCCACCCAGGGATCGAACTTTTGATCGAGGAGGGCGGCTCGCACGATCTCGTACGGCAGCTGGCCCGCGGGGCGCTCGACCTCGCCCTGGTGGTGCTGCCCCTGCCGACGCCGTCACCGGCACTGACGACGGTGGAGCTGCTCCAGGAGGACCTGGTGGTGGTCTCCTCGGCGGCGTCCCCCGCGCCGCGCCGGCCGGTGCGGATCGCGGATCTCCAGGGCGAGCCGCTGGTGATGTTCCGGCACGGGTACGACCTCCGGGAACTCACGGTCGCCGCGTGCCGTGCGGAGGGCTTCGAACCGTCGTTCACGGTGGAGGGCGGAGAGATGGACGCGGTGCTCGGTTTCGTGCGGGCGGGCCTCGGTGTGGCGGTCGTGCCCCGCATGGTCGCCGCCGCCCGCGCGGGCCGCGACCTCCGGGTCACCGCCCTCGCCCGCCCCGGCCTGCGCCGCACGATCGCCCTGGCCCACCGCAGCGATGTGGCCCCGCCGCGGGCGGCCCGCGAACTCCAGCGCCTGCTGCTGCAGACGCGCACGTCGGCTCCGCGGAAGCCGGGCGCCGACGCCTGA
- a CDS encoding succinate dehydrogenase, whose protein sequence is MALATRTGRRPSMTRTLWQSTVGKKTVMAVTGLIMLGYLVVHMLGNLKIFFGSDEFNGYAHWLRTLGEPFLHYEWALWIVRLVLLAAVVLHGVSAYQLSRRDIRARPSKYVHKRRRASYATRTMRWGGIILGLFIVWHLLDLTTLTVNENAQPGRPYENVVATFSTPYGNAVYLTAMLALGLHIRHGFWSAAQTLGAGSVRRDRALRTAANGLALVLTVGFISVPVAVMTGVVS, encoded by the coding sequence ATGGCTCTCGCAACGCGGACGGGCCGACGGCCGTCCATGACGCGCACGCTCTGGCAGTCGACCGTCGGCAAGAAGACGGTCATGGCCGTGACCGGCCTGATCATGCTCGGCTACCTGGTCGTCCACATGCTGGGCAACCTCAAGATCTTCTTCGGCTCCGACGAGTTCAACGGCTACGCCCACTGGCTGCGCACGCTCGGTGAGCCGTTCCTCCACTACGAGTGGGCGCTCTGGATCGTCCGCCTCGTGCTCCTCGCGGCCGTCGTACTGCACGGCGTGTCGGCGTACCAGCTCAGCCGGCGGGACATCCGCGCCCGCCCGAGCAAGTACGTCCACAAGCGCCGGCGCGCGAGCTACGCCACCCGCACCATGCGCTGGGGCGGCATCATCCTCGGGCTGTTCATCGTCTGGCACCTGCTGGACCTGACCACGCTCACCGTCAACGAGAACGCCCAGCCCGGCAGGCCGTACGAGAACGTCGTCGCGACCTTCTCCACCCCCTACGGCAACGCCGTCTACCTCACCGCGATGCTCGCCCTCGGACTGCACATCCGCCACGGGTTCTGGAGCGCCGCCCAGACCCTCGGCGCGGGCAGCGTACGCCGCGACCGCGCCCTCAGGACCGCCGCCAACGGCCTCGCGCTGGTGCTGACGGTGGGCTTCATCTCGGTACCCGTCGCCGTCATGACCGGAGTCGTGAGCTGA
- a CDS encoding fumarate reductase/succinate dehydrogenase flavoprotein subunit: protein MSYPHYETGAPIADTKAPDGPIADRWDRRRFEAKLVNPANRRKHTVIVVGTGLAGGSAGATLAEQGYHVVQFCYQDSPRRAHSIAAQGGINAAKNYRNDGDSIHRLFYDTVKGGDFRARESNVHRLAQISVEIIDQCVAQGVPFAREYGGLLDTRSFGGVQVSRTFYARGQTGQQLLLGAYQALSRQIAAGNVEMHARTEMLDLIVIDGRARGIVARDLITGRIDAYFADAVVLATGGYGNVFYLSTNAMNSNATAVWRAHRRGAYFANPCFTQIHPTCIPRTGDHQSKLTLMSESLRNDGRIWVPKAKGDTRPANEIPEDERDYYLERIYPSFGNLVPRDIASRAAKNVCDEGRGVGPGGQGVYLDFADAIRRMGRAEVEAKYGNLFDMYERITAENPYEVPMRIYPAVHYTMGGLWVDYDLQTSVPGLFAIGEANFSDHGANRLGASALMQGLADGYFVLPSTINDYLARHPHPEAVDAAHPAVAEVLAETEGRLNLLLSVDGDRTPDSFHREIGELMWEFCGMARTEAGLRKALDRIPQIREEFWRRIKVPGTGEEFNQSLEKANRVVDYLELAELMCLDALHRSESCGGHFREESQTADGEAERRDEEFSYAAAWEFTGTGAAPVLHKEDLVFEYVHPTQRSYA from the coding sequence ATGAGTTATCCGCACTACGAGACCGGCGCCCCGATCGCCGACACCAAGGCGCCCGACGGCCCCATCGCCGACCGCTGGGACCGCCGCCGCTTCGAGGCCAAACTGGTCAACCCGGCCAACCGCCGCAAGCACACCGTGATCGTGGTCGGCACGGGACTCGCCGGCGGCTCGGCCGGCGCGACCCTCGCCGAACAGGGCTACCACGTCGTCCAGTTCTGCTACCAGGACTCCCCGCGCCGCGCCCACTCCATCGCCGCCCAGGGCGGCATCAACGCGGCCAAGAACTACCGCAACGACGGCGACTCCATCCACCGCCTCTTCTACGACACCGTCAAGGGCGGCGACTTCCGGGCACGGGAGTCCAACGTCCACCGGCTCGCCCAGATCTCCGTCGAGATCATCGACCAGTGCGTCGCCCAGGGCGTGCCCTTCGCCCGGGAGTACGGCGGTCTCCTCGACACCCGCTCCTTCGGCGGCGTCCAGGTCTCCCGTACGTTCTACGCCCGCGGCCAGACGGGCCAGCAACTGCTGCTCGGCGCCTACCAGGCGCTGTCCCGGCAGATCGCGGCGGGCAACGTCGAGATGCATGCGCGAACCGAGATGCTGGACCTGATCGTCATCGACGGGCGGGCCCGGGGCATCGTGGCCCGCGACCTGATCACGGGCCGGATCGACGCGTACTTCGCCGACGCCGTCGTCCTGGCCACCGGCGGCTACGGCAACGTCTTCTACCTGTCGACCAACGCGATGAACTCCAACGCCACCGCCGTGTGGCGGGCCCACCGGCGCGGCGCGTACTTCGCCAACCCCTGCTTCACCCAGATCCACCCCACCTGCATCCCGCGCACCGGCGACCACCAGTCCAAGCTGACGCTGATGAGCGAGTCGCTGCGCAACGACGGCCGGATCTGGGTGCCGAAGGCCAAGGGCGACACCCGCCCGGCCAACGAGATCCCCGAGGACGAGCGCGACTACTACCTCGAGCGCATCTATCCGTCCTTCGGCAACCTCGTCCCCCGCGACATCGCCTCGCGCGCGGCGAAGAACGTCTGCGACGAGGGACGCGGTGTCGGTCCCGGAGGACAGGGCGTGTACCTCGACTTCGCCGACGCGATCCGCCGCATGGGCCGGGCCGAGGTCGAGGCGAAGTACGGCAACCTCTTCGACATGTACGAGCGGATCACCGCGGAGAACCCGTACGAGGTGCCGATGCGGATCTACCCCGCCGTGCACTACACCATGGGCGGTCTCTGGGTCGACTACGACCTGCAGACCTCCGTGCCCGGGCTGTTCGCGATCGGGGAGGCCAACTTCTCCGACCACGGCGCCAACCGGCTCGGCGCCTCCGCGCTGATGCAGGGCCTCGCCGACGGCTACTTCGTGCTGCCGTCGACCATCAACGACTACCTGGCCCGCCATCCGCACCCGGAAGCCGTCGACGCGGCGCACCCGGCGGTCGCGGAGGTGCTCGCCGAGACCGAGGGCCGGCTGAACCTGCTGCTCTCCGTCGACGGCGACCGTACGCCCGACTCGTTCCACCGCGAGATCGGCGAGCTGATGTGGGAGTTCTGCGGCATGGCCCGCACCGAGGCCGGGCTGCGCAAGGCGCTCGACCGGATCCCGCAGATACGCGAGGAGTTCTGGCGCCGGATCAAGGTCCCGGGCACCGGAGAGGAGTTCAACCAGTCGCTGGAGAAGGCGAACCGCGTCGTCGACTACCTGGAACTGGCCGAGCTGATGTGCCTCGACGCACTGCACCGGTCGGAGTCCTGCGGCGGCCACTTCCGTGAGGAGTCCCAGACCGCGGACGGCGAGGCGGAGCGCAGGGACGAGGAGTTCTCCTACGCCGCCGCCTGGGAGTTCACCGGCACCGGCGCCGCGCCCGTCCTGCACAAGGAAGACCTGGTCTTCGAGTACGTCCATCCCACCCAGCGGAGCTACGCATGA